A single genomic interval of Candidatus Eisenbacteria bacterium harbors:
- a CDS encoding protein kinase has product MTETLGAGARLGHYRIRNKLGSGGMGEVYRAEDLRLERHVAIKVLARSDAADRTSVDRLLREAKLASSLSHPGIVTVHSVEEADQTHFLVMELVEGETLRDRLARAPLPLEEIVSLGAQTAEALDAAHRAGLIHRDVKSTNILVTPEGRAKVADFGLAKRLPGSGTDADVTAMASLTATGAIVGTVSYMSPEQSRGESLDARTDIFSLGVVLYEAATGRLPFEGPTTLTVLHEIALVEPPAPSRVRAGLPRSLDHVILRAMAKKRERRFETAGELARALRDLLQEDATSGRDLARAGVTAGSPSGRQGRVRNNLPVPLTSFVGRHDEMEEASRLLETHRLVTLAGAGGCGKSRLSIHVARNVLESFPDGVWLVELASLSDPGLLPQRIAAAMGVREEPDRPVLETLGDALSERTVLILLDNCEHMTSACASVAASLLDAAPAVRILATSREPVGVPGESLLRVPPLETPDPARQRSRRELGRFESVRLFVERAAAASPSFALNDENAATVGQICARLDGIPLAIELAAARIRVLPVPQILVRLEDRFRLLTSGGAALPHHQTLRATVDWSYELLSEPERALFDRLSCFAGGATLEAVEAICSGDGIAETDVLDLLANLVDKSLVVPETGAGNTARYRLLETLRAYGAERLDRAGHRETVAARHARTFLGLAEESEPKLSGGGESEWLARLEEEHDNLRRAGGWLLEAGHAEELLRLVGALWRFWRIHGHLGEGRRRIEAALALPDGDRAPYARAKALLGAAALARSQGDYETASTRLQEALPIARATGNRETAASILNEMGNVADDQSKLAEAEARFQECLAIRRELGDRWGMAMVLHNLGVVAQGRLHFEEARALYTQSIGLSREVGWLEGEGGTRNALGSIELDLGNHEAARQHHEAALAIHRKLGSRPFVAYSLREQGRALTGLGRHSEARRLLTESIETYRALGDLLGTVETLEHFAVLDAGEERDERALLLAGAADAQRSSLGAPRSEPDRENLERSLKPARDRLGLERSASATEAGSAMPLDRAIVMATEELHKPLT; this is encoded by the coding sequence ATGACGGAAACGCTCGGCGCGGGCGCGCGCCTCGGCCACTACCGCATCCGGAACAAGCTCGGCTCCGGAGGCATGGGCGAGGTCTATCGTGCCGAGGACCTGCGGCTCGAGCGCCACGTCGCGATCAAGGTTCTCGCGCGGAGCGACGCCGCGGACCGAACCTCCGTCGACCGCCTGCTCCGCGAAGCGAAGCTCGCGTCGTCGCTGAGCCATCCGGGGATCGTGACGGTGCACTCGGTCGAGGAGGCGGATCAGACGCACTTCCTCGTCATGGAGCTGGTCGAAGGGGAGACGCTCCGGGACCGGCTCGCGAGGGCGCCGCTTCCGCTCGAAGAGATCGTCTCGCTCGGAGCCCAGACCGCCGAGGCTCTGGACGCGGCGCACCGCGCGGGACTCATCCACCGGGACGTCAAGTCCACGAACATCCTGGTCACGCCGGAAGGCCGCGCCAAGGTCGCCGACTTCGGTCTCGCGAAGCGGCTCCCCGGGTCCGGAACCGATGCGGACGTGACGGCCATGGCCTCGCTCACCGCGACCGGGGCGATCGTGGGCACCGTCTCCTACATGTCCCCCGAGCAGTCGCGCGGCGAGTCGCTCGATGCCCGGACCGACATCTTCTCCCTGGGAGTCGTCCTCTACGAGGCCGCGACCGGCCGGCTCCCCTTCGAGGGACCGACCACCTTGACCGTGCTCCACGAGATCGCGCTGGTGGAGCCCCCCGCGCCGTCACGCGTCCGGGCCGGACTGCCGCGCTCGCTCGATCACGTGATCCTCCGCGCGATGGCGAAGAAGCGGGAGCGGCGGTTCGAGACCGCGGGAGAGCTGGCCCGCGCGCTGCGCGATCTCCTGCAGGAGGACGCCACGTCCGGGCGCGATCTCGCGCGTGCCGGCGTCACGGCCGGATCTCCCTCTGGGCGGCAGGGGCGGGTCCGGAACAACCTGCCGGTTCCGCTCACGAGCTTCGTCGGACGGCACGACGAGATGGAAGAGGCCTCGAGACTCCTCGAGACGCATCGCCTCGTCACGCTCGCCGGCGCGGGGGGATGCGGCAAGTCGCGTCTCTCGATCCACGTCGCGCGCAACGTGCTCGAGTCGTTTCCCGACGGCGTGTGGCTCGTGGAGCTGGCCTCCCTGTCCGACCCGGGGCTCCTTCCCCAGAGGATCGCGGCGGCCATGGGCGTTCGCGAGGAGCCGGACCGGCCCGTGCTCGAGACGCTCGGGGACGCGCTCTCCGAACGGACGGTCCTGATCCTCCTCGACAATTGCGAGCACATGACGTCCGCGTGCGCGTCCGTGGCGGCGTCGCTCCTCGATGCCGCTCCGGCCGTTCGAATCCTCGCGACGAGCCGGGAGCCTGTGGGGGTGCCGGGAGAGAGCCTGCTGCGCGTCCCTCCGCTCGAGACTCCGGATCCGGCGCGACAGCGCTCCCGCCGCGAGCTGGGACGATTCGAGTCGGTCCGCCTCTTCGTGGAGCGCGCCGCGGCCGCGAGTCCGTCGTTCGCCCTGAACGACGAGAACGCGGCGACCGTGGGACAGATCTGCGCGCGGCTCGACGGGATCCCGCTCGCGATCGAGCTGGCGGCCGCTCGCATCCGGGTGCTGCCGGTCCCGCAGATCCTGGTTCGTCTCGAGGACCGGTTCCGTCTGCTCACGTCCGGCGGAGCGGCGCTTCCCCATCACCAAACCCTCCGCGCGACGGTCGACTGGAGCTACGAGCTCTTGAGCGAGCCGGAGCGCGCGCTCTTCGACCGGCTCAGCTGCTTCGCGGGCGGCGCGACGCTGGAGGCGGTCGAGGCGATCTGCTCGGGAGACGGGATCGCCGAGACCGACGTCCTGGACCTTCTCGCCAATCTCGTCGACAAGTCCCTCGTGGTGCCCGAGACCGGCGCGGGGAATACCGCGAGATACCGGCTCCTCGAGACCCTGCGCGCGTACGGCGCCGAGCGGCTCGATCGCGCGGGGCATCGCGAGACGGTGGCGGCGCGGCACGCGCGCACGTTCCTCGGACTCGCCGAGGAGTCGGAGCCCAAGCTGAGCGGAGGAGGCGAGTCGGAGTGGCTCGCCCGTCTCGAGGAAGAGCACGACAACCTGCGGCGTGCAGGCGGGTGGCTTCTCGAGGCCGGACATGCCGAGGAGCTCCTTCGCCTCGTCGGCGCGCTCTGGAGATTCTGGCGCATCCATGGCCATCTCGGAGAAGGCAGGCGCCGCATCGAGGCGGCTCTCGCGTTGCCCGACGGAGATCGCGCTCCCTACGCGCGCGCGAAGGCGCTCCTCGGAGCGGCCGCGCTGGCGAGGAGCCAGGGCGACTACGAGACCGCGTCCACGCGGCTCCAGGAAGCGCTCCCGATCGCGCGCGCCACCGGCAATCGTGAGACCGCCGCGTCCATCCTCAACGAGATGGGGAACGTCGCGGACGATCAGAGCAAGCTGGCGGAAGCGGAGGCCCGCTTCCAGGAGTGTCTCGCCATCCGGCGCGAGCTGGGCGACCGGTGGGGAATGGCCATGGTGCTCCACAACCTGGGAGTCGTGGCCCAGGGCCGCCTCCACTTCGAGGAAGCGAGAGCGCTCTACACGCAGTCCATCGGCTTGAGCCGGGAGGTGGGCTGGCTCGAAGGAGAGGGTGGGACCCGAAACGCGCTCGGAAGCATCGAGCTGGACCTCGGCAACCACGAGGCCGCGCGGCAGCACCACGAGGCGGCCCTCGCCATCCATCGGAAGCTCGGGAGCCGGCCGTTCGTCGCGTACTCGCTCCGAGAGCAGGGAAGAGCGTTGACCGGCCTGGGGCGTCACTCCGAAGCGCGGCGTCTGCTGACGGAGAGCATCGAGACCTACCGCGCGCTCGGGGATTTGCTCGGCACGGTCGAGACGCTCGAGCACTTCGCCGTCCTGGATGCCGGAGAAGAGCGGGACGAGCGGGCGCTCCTTCTGGCCGGCGCGGCCGACGCGCAACGCTCGAGCCTGGGTGCGCCGCGCAGTGAACCGGACCGCGAGAACCTCGAGCGGAGCTTGAAGCCGGCGCGCGACCGGCTCGGGCTCGAGCGATCGGCGTCGGCTACGGAGGCTGGCAGCGCGATGCCGCTCGACAGGGCGATCGTCATGGCGACGGAGGAACTACATAAACCATTGACATAG
- a CDS encoding FlgD immunoglobulin-like domain containing protein translates to MRRNSSVIALAFAFLLLPSWTLAKPPKLNVTTSPPSGSGGTTLSGTLVKKSSATTSWYLYPGACVQRALGTWSPKSSAVADSLQPHGSFPNSGGYTDGQPVPGSNTIAYTRADLLSLQKLWGVVDASTPAGQRPAIIDGSRSLWCGKFETGWTISVGYPNNTYQILYLDTGTHGGNYTLTFEGDISTELNYDFLHVIGGGTDTAAANGNRDPLGNRRDYFDSIIHTGSGGPDGNGHVIVTFTGSITSAQSVSSGAGTIEGNGSGQPNTVSYSISGIPDRAVYLVLVSDAETSSEDGLWPEGDGAVLDLVQVSDNGSIYNDQTAGVALDPHDGTVLTGTYGSFGCVSARTAAGVGELWQLAPGTENPTSDGCAPAKTLGSDLFFEGGEPNFNTSLAAHAAFVTCTFPIGAGNASVVAQWNRHMDLPRYSGLYQMTDYRYFKDGTWSSWKSMNLAGGLSGEGLRSWGVERAELAEAARADSVQLRFGIQCVASTAADQANCNTSILNALLYDDLRLEVTSGVPAPVLGIAPASLPQTTFIDGAQGGVNCGAAPCWPGLRGSALGTIASRNLAVHDNFNSPFGDSITIACASPLRRGGMGINWRRGFSKSVNSGELGSPGAEYAFLNASYNAAVDVPRMIFRLFDPATKTWSPWDSTELVADAVVAAAETTVIYSGYQTNWPPYDKSVANASLPGGFTVNGVSAYNGLRFLPRGARVQYYFKATDIHGGVAYRFTSDAPPYETEDLPTLPGSAIKAPDIMEFRVLPGVYAPGPAGSLLAGRTNTPLLNLDRSYGTWSFGYDPVTQALRGLGVRADRYRFLPSVVTANGIGGRELPASRIDRPGNYFPNRVDWALVDSLGAWYRILIESGHTRTVTAFDEQDAITTEEWWRSNTGTDAGDRCLFASGDNLFNLLLNTGGVVTLNQVSLAQNVFGVFSAIDNWAIGNAYPTIDDRFTGGNGVGLAAPGTFTYPVDGGCPGLNRFDALTKVGDVDAVVGATYPSGSIAAIARAREVDNTADRDLNKALGYGFSMQFIRNPSYGVSNANYTRAGVENRMRVLYRFLTGCRGTREADDLSCWPCPTPGAAVPTVPQMQAEWALQSAGFQTSTYGPLYPIQAAALVTLVEPPATPPAPFVNALGQNRPNPFNPETTIPYSLATPGRVTIRIYDIAGRLVRTLVDGPAQAGPHAVRWNGATNEGSSTASGVYFYKIEYPDGAVSSRKMILLR, encoded by the coding sequence GTGCGCCGAAACAGCTCGGTCATCGCACTCGCGTTCGCGTTCCTCCTCCTCCCTTCGTGGACACTCGCGAAACCCCCGAAGCTGAACGTGACGACGAGCCCTCCCTCGGGCTCCGGCGGGACGACGCTCTCGGGCACGCTCGTCAAGAAGTCGAGCGCGACCACGAGCTGGTATCTCTATCCCGGCGCCTGCGTCCAGCGGGCCCTCGGCACCTGGAGCCCGAAGAGCTCGGCCGTCGCCGATAGCCTCCAGCCACACGGGAGCTTCCCGAACTCGGGCGGGTACACGGACGGTCAGCCGGTCCCCGGCTCGAACACGATCGCGTACACCCGCGCGGACCTCCTGTCCTTGCAGAAGCTGTGGGGCGTCGTGGATGCCTCGACGCCCGCGGGGCAGCGCCCCGCCATCATCGACGGGAGCCGCAGTCTCTGGTGCGGGAAGTTCGAGACGGGGTGGACGATCTCGGTCGGATATCCGAACAACACCTACCAGATCCTGTACCTCGACACGGGCACGCACGGCGGCAACTACACCCTCACGTTCGAAGGCGACATCAGCACCGAGCTGAACTACGACTTCCTGCACGTGATCGGAGGCGGAACCGACACGGCGGCCGCGAACGGGAACCGGGATCCGCTCGGCAACCGGCGCGATTACTTCGACTCCATCATCCACACCGGTTCCGGCGGGCCCGACGGCAACGGACACGTGATCGTGACGTTCACGGGCAGCATCACCTCCGCCCAGTCGGTGTCGTCCGGCGCCGGCACCATCGAGGGCAACGGCTCGGGTCAACCCAACACGGTGAGCTATTCGATCAGCGGAATTCCGGATCGAGCCGTGTACCTGGTTCTCGTCTCGGATGCGGAAACCTCCTCGGAAGACGGCCTCTGGCCGGAGGGCGACGGCGCCGTCCTCGACCTCGTTCAGGTGAGCGACAACGGCTCGATCTACAACGACCAGACGGCCGGTGTGGCGCTCGATCCCCATGACGGAACGGTGCTCACGGGCACGTATGGATCGTTCGGGTGCGTCTCCGCACGCACGGCAGCCGGCGTGGGAGAGCTCTGGCAGCTCGCGCCGGGGACCGAGAACCCGACCTCGGATGGATGCGCGCCGGCGAAGACGCTGGGTTCCGACCTCTTCTTCGAGGGCGGTGAGCCGAACTTCAACACGTCTCTCGCGGCGCACGCCGCGTTCGTCACGTGCACCTTCCCGATCGGGGCGGGCAACGCCTCGGTCGTGGCCCAGTGGAACCGGCACATGGATCTGCCCCGGTACTCCGGTCTCTATCAGATGACGGACTACCGTTACTTCAAGGATGGAACGTGGTCTTCCTGGAAGAGCATGAACCTGGCCGGAGGCTTGAGCGGAGAAGGGCTTCGATCCTGGGGGGTGGAGCGCGCGGAACTCGCGGAGGCCGCTCGGGCCGACTCGGTCCAGCTCCGGTTTGGGATCCAGTGTGTCGCGAGCACGGCCGCGGACCAGGCGAACTGCAACACGTCCATCCTCAACGCGCTCCTCTACGATGACCTCCGGCTCGAGGTCACGAGCGGCGTTCCGGCGCCGGTCCTCGGAATCGCGCCCGCCTCGCTTCCGCAGACCACCTTCATCGACGGCGCCCAGGGAGGGGTGAACTGCGGCGCGGCTCCGTGCTGGCCGGGCCTGCGCGGTTCGGCCCTCGGAACGATCGCGTCCCGCAACCTCGCCGTGCACGACAACTTCAACTCGCCGTTCGGAGATTCCATCACGATCGCATGCGCGAGCCCCCTTCGCCGTGGCGGGATGGGCATCAACTGGAGGCGCGGATTCTCGAAGAGCGTGAACTCCGGCGAGCTCGGATCCCCGGGTGCGGAGTACGCGTTCCTGAACGCGTCCTACAACGCGGCGGTCGACGTGCCCCGGATGATCTTCCGGCTCTTCGACCCCGCGACGAAGACGTGGAGCCCCTGGGACTCCACCGAGCTCGTGGCCGATGCCGTGGTCGCCGCCGCGGAGACGACCGTCATCTACAGCGGATATCAGACCAACTGGCCGCCGTATGACAAATCCGTCGCGAACGCCTCGTTGCCCGGAGGGTTCACCGTGAACGGAGTCTCCGCCTACAACGGGCTCCGTTTCCTCCCGCGCGGCGCGCGGGTCCAGTACTACTTCAAGGCGACGGACATCCATGGAGGGGTGGCGTACCGGTTCACATCGGATGCGCCTCCGTACGAAACGGAGGATCTTCCGACGCTGCCCGGAAGCGCGATCAAGGCTCCCGACATCATGGAGTTCCGTGTCCTCCCTGGTGTGTACGCGCCCGGCCCCGCCGGCTCGCTTCTGGCGGGGCGGACGAACACGCCGCTCCTGAACCTCGACCGCTCCTATGGAACGTGGTCCTTCGGCTACGACCCGGTGACCCAGGCGCTGCGCGGCCTCGGCGTCCGGGCGGACCGCTACCGGTTCCTCCCGAGCGTGGTCACCGCGAACGGCATCGGCGGCCGCGAGCTGCCCGCGTCGAGGATCGATCGGCCCGGGAACTACTTCCCGAACCGGGTCGACTGGGCGCTCGTCGACTCCCTCGGCGCCTGGTACCGGATCCTCATCGAGTCGGGGCACACCCGCACCGTCACCGCCTTCGACGAGCAGGACGCGATCACGACCGAGGAGTGGTGGCGGAGCAATACGGGGACGGACGCGGGAGACCGGTGCCTGTTCGCGAGCGGAGACAACCTCTTCAACCTTCTTCTCAATACCGGCGGTGTCGTGACCCTGAATCAGGTGAGCCTCGCCCAGAACGTCTTCGGGGTCTTCTCCGCGATCGACAACTGGGCCATCGGCAACGCGTATCCCACGATCGACGATCGGTTCACCGGCGGCAACGGTGTCGGTCTCGCCGCGCCGGGAACATTCACCTATCCGGTGGACGGCGGCTGTCCGGGTCTGAACCGCTTCGATGCCCTCACGAAGGTCGGAGACGTGGACGCCGTGGTCGGGGCCACGTATCCCAGCGGATCCATCGCCGCGATCGCCCGCGCACGCGAGGTGGACAACACGGCCGACCGTGACCTGAACAAGGCTCTGGGTTACGGCTTCTCGATGCAGTTCATCCGCAACCCTTCGTATGGCGTCTCGAACGCCAATTACACTCGCGCCGGCGTCGAGAACCGGATGCGCGTGCTGTACCGGTTCCTCACGGGCTGCCGCGGCACTCGCGAAGCGGACGATCTCTCCTGCTGGCCCTGCCCGACCCCAGGCGCGGCCGTGCCGACGGTTCCGCAGATGCAGGCCGAGTGGGCCCTCCAGTCGGCGGGATTCCAGACGTCCACGTACGGACCGCTCTACCCGATCCAGGCCGCGGCGCTCGTGACCTTGGTGGAGCCACCGGCCACGCCGCCCGCACCGTTCGTGAACGCCCTCGGTCAGAACCGCCCGAACCCGTTCAATCCGGAGACCACGATCCCCTACAGCCTCGCCACGCCGGGCCGCGTCACGATCCGCATCTACGACATCGCGGGCCGGCTCGTGCGGACGCTCGTGGACGGCCCGGCCCAGGCCGGTCCGCACGCTGTCCGGTGGAACGGTGCCACGAACGAAGGCTCCTCGACGGCGAGCGGCGTGTACTTCTACAAGATCGAGTATCCCGACGGCGCGGTCAGCTCGAGGAAGATGATCCTGCTGCGGTAG
- a CDS encoding FlgD immunoglobulin-like domain containing protein has translation MFRIRALVTLGLLSILAPSPADAGFRGSFDPITIDSQIYNRCETGTWRPLPATDGVERYFCFTTRSPVPRREGTREIWLHRNVARAGVNMPLNEARVPMLRDPTGMVSYLDPAWSMDGRFLAYVETNFFGLSPAIYVQEYAISDDIAEAATPVGDRILVVPGDPAVSLRRPDWSPDGRSLVFESSASGLSLDLYTIEVFPAVGTPTRRTFDDRFAEQAPAFNPDGSRIAFMTNMFGPPCIAIAELGTPSPHVITLAELNPAPVFHGSPDWSSDGKVIYYHAPKAENENELPDIWMLHLETKAKCSIAVDDLTADSDPDVSSYVHQTPEGIPFNYFLFTSMQNGPHVWRGQHIYNCVTPLPMTVQVQPNKPGSSAGKMTVTLSFPDETIAAGYQCSSFDGPLEGVRLRLNFVPSPTLEDLLPIGDAATGNVFPVFTDRRIAGKHAIDVSWDRAEVEALLRSHGYAGRNVPLQFEAYSNGAGRRFRGFAYPKLNTNAAPGPAPELTLRQNVPNPFRKEGTSITFTTQRAGRVAVRVYNARGQLVRAITDSHFPAGTHRVVWDGRDDQGHEAPSGTYYARAATATKTEARVKMVLIR, from the coding sequence GTGTTCCGCATCCGCGCTCTCGTAACTCTCGGACTCCTCTCGATTCTCGCGCCGTCTCCGGCCGATGCCGGATTCCGCGGCTCGTTCGACCCCATCACCATCGACAGCCAGATCTACAACCGGTGTGAGACCGGGACCTGGCGTCCGCTCCCGGCAACCGACGGAGTGGAGCGCTACTTCTGCTTCACCACGCGCAGCCCGGTTCCCCGCAGGGAAGGGACCCGCGAGATCTGGCTCCACCGGAACGTCGCGCGCGCGGGGGTGAACATGCCCTTGAACGAGGCGCGGGTCCCCATGCTCCGGGATCCCACCGGCATGGTGTCCTACCTCGATCCGGCGTGGAGCATGGACGGGCGCTTCCTCGCGTACGTGGAGACCAACTTCTTCGGTCTGAGTCCGGCCATCTACGTGCAGGAGTACGCGATCTCCGACGACATCGCGGAGGCCGCCACGCCGGTCGGAGACCGGATCCTGGTCGTTCCGGGAGACCCTGCCGTGAGTCTTCGCCGGCCCGACTGGAGCCCGGACGGCCGAAGCCTCGTGTTCGAATCGAGCGCCTCGGGGCTGAGCCTCGACCTGTACACGATCGAGGTGTTCCCGGCCGTGGGCACGCCCACGCGGCGCACGTTCGACGACCGGTTCGCGGAGCAGGCTCCGGCGTTCAACCCCGACGGGAGCCGGATCGCGTTCATGACGAACATGTTCGGTCCGCCCTGCATCGCCATCGCGGAGCTCGGTACGCCTTCTCCGCACGTCATCACGCTTGCGGAGCTGAACCCGGCGCCCGTGTTCCATGGCTCGCCGGACTGGTCGAGCGACGGCAAGGTGATCTACTACCACGCCCCCAAGGCGGAGAACGAGAACGAGCTCCCGGACATCTGGATGCTCCACCTCGAGACCAAGGCCAAGTGCTCGATCGCGGTGGACGATCTCACCGCGGACTCCGACCCGGACGTGTCCTCGTACGTGCACCAGACGCCCGAGGGAATCCCGTTCAACTACTTCCTCTTCACGTCCATGCAGAACGGGCCCCATGTCTGGCGGGGGCAGCACATCTACAACTGCGTCACCCCGCTTCCCATGACCGTCCAGGTCCAGCCCAACAAGCCGGGCTCCTCGGCCGGAAAGATGACCGTCACGCTCAGCTTCCCCGACGAGACGATCGCGGCGGGATACCAGTGCTCGTCGTTCGACGGGCCGCTCGAGGGCGTGCGCCTTCGTCTCAACTTCGTGCCGAGCCCCACGCTCGAGGATCTGCTGCCGATCGGGGATGCGGCGACGGGGAACGTCTTCCCGGTCTTCACCGACCGGCGCATCGCGGGGAAGCACGCGATCGACGTCTCGTGGGACCGGGCCGAGGTGGAAGCGCTGCTCCGCTCGCATGGCTACGCGGGAAGGAACGTTCCGCTCCAGTTCGAGGCGTACTCGAACGGGGCCGGCCGCCGGTTCCGCGGTTTCGCCTATCCGAAGCTCAATACCAATGCCGCTCCGGGTCCCGCTCCCGAGCTGACGCTGCGCCAGAACGTGCCCAACCCGTTCCGCAAGGAGGGCACGTCGATCACCTTCACCACGCAGCGTGCCGGGCGCGTCGCGGTCCGCGTGTACAACGCGCGCGGGCAGCTCGTCCGCGCGATCACCGATTCGCACTTCCCCGCGGGGACGCATCGCGTGGTGTGGGACGGCAGGGACGATCAGGGGCACGAGGCGCCTTCGGGCACGTACTACGCACGCGCGGCAACGGCCACGAAGACGGAAGCGCGCGTGAAGATGGTGCTGATTCGGTAG